The Flavobacterium faecale genome has a segment encoding these proteins:
- a CDS encoding PorP/SprF family type IX secretion system membrane protein: MLGKIKTLLLVLFVSGYTFAQEGISVYSDYLSDNYYLIHPSMAGAANCAKVRLTSRKQWFDQSDAPSLQTLSFNGRISEKAGAGIIVFNDQNGYHSQKGVKLSYAYHLMFSRDEIDLNQLSFGISAGLVESQLDETKFAQSGNFDPLINGTIVQKDSYPTFDIGASYNYLDFYAHATVKNLLETRRNIYSEFESDNLRKYLLSVGYVFGDKNSILWEPSVLFQSVDQTKEKSLDLNLKAYKSMDFGTLWGGLSYRRSIDGAQYASGNGIAVQHLQYITPIVGVNYKNFMFAYTYSHITGAVKFDNGGYHQITLGLNLFCKREKYECNCPAIN; encoded by the coding sequence ATGTTAGGTAAAATAAAAACGTTACTTCTTGTTTTGTTTGTTAGTGGATATACATTTGCACAGGAAGGTATTTCGGTATATTCTGATTATCTCTCAGACAATTATTACCTTATTCATCCCTCAATGGCAGGGGCTGCTAATTGTGCCAAAGTACGATTGACGTCACGCAAACAGTGGTTTGATCAATCAGATGCGCCCTCTTTGCAAACCTTGAGTTTTAATGGTAGGATAAGCGAAAAAGCAGGAGCCGGTATTATTGTTTTTAATGATCAAAACGGGTACCACTCGCAAAAAGGAGTGAAACTAAGTTATGCTTATCACTTAATGTTTTCAAGAGATGAGATTGATTTAAATCAATTGTCTTTCGGTATTAGTGCTGGATTGGTTGAAAGTCAATTGGATGAAACTAAATTTGCTCAATCAGGTAATTTTGATCCGCTAATTAATGGTACAATTGTTCAAAAAGATTCGTATCCTACTTTTGATATCGGTGCTTCTTATAATTACTTGGATTTTTATGCGCATGCAACTGTCAAAAATTTATTAGAGACTAGAAGAAATATTTATTCAGAATTTGAGAGTGATAATCTAAGGAAATATTTATTGAGTGTTGGGTATGTTTTCGGGGATAAAAATTCAATTTTATGGGAACCTTCAGTATTGTTTCAATCTGTGGATCAAACAAAAGAAAAGAGTTTGGATTTAAATTTAAAAGCATACAAAAGCATGGATTTTGGTACACTTTGGGGTGGGTTATCTTATCGTAGGTCGATAGATGGTGCGCAATATGCAAGTGGAAATGGAATCGCAGTGCAACATTTACAATATATTACACCTATAGTTGGTGTTAATTACAAAAATTTCATGTTCGCCTACACCTACTCACATATCACGGGAGCCGTGAAATTTGATAACGGAGGATACCACCAAATTACTTTGGGACTTAACCTGTTTTGCAAAAGAGAAAAATACGAGTGTAATTGTCCTGCGATTAATTAA
- a CDS encoding gamma carbonic anhydrase family protein — protein MLIKTINGKTPQIPADCFVAENATIVGDVVFGELCSVWFNAVIRGDVNYIKIGNKVNVQDGAIIHCTYQKYPTIIGNNVSIGHNAMVHGCVIHDNVLIGMGAIVMDNCVVESNSIIAAGAVVIQNTVVTSGSIWAGVPAKKVKELSESDFSGEVERIANNYVLYSSWYKVEPED, from the coding sequence ATGCTAATTAAAACAATTAATGGTAAAACACCGCAAATCCCTGCGGACTGCTTCGTTGCCGAAAATGCAACAATCGTTGGTGATGTCGTTTTTGGTGAGCTATGTAGTGTGTGGTTTAATGCCGTGATTCGTGGTGATGTAAACTATATTAAAATTGGTAATAAAGTGAATGTTCAGGATGGTGCTATTATACACTGTACCTATCAAAAGTATCCAACTATTATTGGGAATAACGTCTCTATTGGTCACAATGCTATGGTGCATGGTTGTGTGATACATGATAACGTGCTCATAGGAATGGGAGCAATAGTTATGGATAATTGTGTAGTAGAGAGCAACTCAATCATTGCTGCCGGAGCCGTAGTTATTCAAAATACGGTTGTAACTTCAGGTTCTATTTGGGCAGGTGTTCCTGCCAAAAAGGTAAAGGAGTTGTCGGAATCTGATTTTTCAGGAGAAGTGGAGCGTATTGCAAATAATTACGTTTTGTACTCCAGCTGGTACAAAGTGGAACCCGAAGATTAA
- a CDS encoding sensor histidine kinase: MIHFVIWFLFIMAASLPFYESKSNINSDFYFQWISGIGLFYLNFYYLVPKLLLQKRLWEYLLLLLSIIIVLVIVRITFFPHEAPPDEGVKIMTTNGKTILRRRPPFFRKALPALFYLFITAGSTVIKTLSEFYNDQQNKLLAETNRTATELTYLRKQTNPHFLFNALNSIYSLAYQKSDKVPDAIVTLSEMMRYMLYETDNSTVFLEKELNYIKNYIDLQKLRLNNIENIFVNIHGNTADKQIEPLLLIDFVENAFKYGTDYKGVAFVKIKITIEENNLDFWIENKMQEFHKDPKNSGIGLSNIESRLNLLYPNAHQLTTLESDDNYTVHLKLKLDHILKK; encoded by the coding sequence ATGATTCATTTCGTTATTTGGTTTTTGTTTATCATGGCGGCTTCACTTCCGTTTTATGAGAGTAAATCAAATATCAATAGTGATTTCTATTTTCAATGGATATCGGGTATAGGATTATTTTATCTCAACTTTTACTACCTAGTACCAAAACTTCTTTTACAAAAAAGGCTTTGGGAATACCTCTTATTACTGCTTTCGATTATTATTGTATTAGTTATTGTTCGTATTACCTTTTTTCCACATGAAGCACCGCCGGATGAAGGTGTCAAAATAATGACGACCAACGGAAAAACGATTTTAAGACGAAGACCACCTTTCTTTAGGAAAGCGCTTCCTGCTTTATTTTACCTTTTTATCACTGCAGGCAGTACCGTAATCAAAACATTGTCTGAGTTTTACAATGATCAGCAAAATAAACTACTTGCAGAGACAAATAGAACAGCTACAGAGCTAACCTATTTGAGAAAACAAACCAATCCACATTTTCTATTCAATGCCTTAAATAGTATTTATTCTTTAGCCTATCAAAAATCAGACAAAGTACCCGATGCAATTGTCACTCTGTCTGAAATGATGCGTTATATGCTTTATGAGACCGATAATAGTACGGTCTTCTTGGAGAAAGAGCTCAACTATATCAAAAATTATATTGATCTACAAAAACTGCGTTTGAACAATATCGAAAATATTTTCGTGAATATTCATGGCAATACCGCCGACAAACAAATTGAGCCTTTACTGCTCATTGATTTTGTCGAAAACGCTTTTAAATATGGAACTGATTATAAGGGAGTTGCTTTTGTAAAAATCAAAATCACAATAGAAGAGAATAATCTTGATTTTTGGATCGAAAACAAAATGCAAGAATTTCATAAAGACCCGAAAAACTCAGGTATTGGTTTGAGTAATATTGAAAGCCGACTTAATTTATTGTACCCCAACGCACATCAATTAACAACGTTGGAGTCTGATGATAATTATACTGTACACTTAAAACTAAAATTAGACCACATACTTAAAAAGTAG
- a CDS encoding aromatic hydrocarbon degradation protein: MKIKIILIAFLLLLCETNYAQSISSSPYSLFGLGSEYEADYGSLPAIGSSGSALPTNKFINSLNPAALGFMYQNHFLLDVGGKAISTSYQDVSTKESRNNMQFSHIAFAFPISKRSGVSVALKPYSSSSYTISNLALDIKDSNESYIYGATGTGGLNDFDVSYGYRISPKWSVGAKGSVLFGNTAVNENYFVSNSLLNIQKNSNYGGVRMTVGSQFEVDSTLTIATTIKTPTTINASKTGTITSTSSAGSTVVATDLTLDSDDYKMPLEIGFGISKVFKENFSFTADYSKSFWSNTNQSDSYGLFLNQDKFAAGLSFERAKQGRSYFDRMKYSTGFNYDTGYLEIEGKRIRNVAVSVGVSIPLDNMFSRLNVSYSYGQKGSITSGLIKENYHKISLNLSLDGLWFVKRKFD, translated from the coding sequence ATGAAAATTAAAATAATATTGATTGCTTTTTTACTATTGCTTTGCGAGACAAATTATGCCCAAAGCATTTCTAGTTCACCTTATTCCCTTTTTGGTTTGGGGTCAGAATATGAGGCAGATTATGGTTCTTTGCCTGCAATAGGATCATCAGGAAGTGCTTTGCCTACAAATAAATTTATTAACAGTTTGAATCCCGCTGCATTGGGATTTATGTACCAAAATCATTTTTTACTCGACGTAGGGGGAAAAGCAATTTCGACAAGTTACCAGGATGTTTCTACTAAAGAAAGCCGGAACAATATGCAATTTTCGCATATCGCTTTTGCATTTCCAATTAGTAAAAGATCGGGTGTAAGTGTCGCTTTAAAACCATATTCTAGTAGTTCATATACTATTTCAAATCTAGCCTTAGATATAAAAGATAGTAACGAGAGTTACATATATGGCGCTACAGGTACGGGCGGACTAAATGATTTTGATGTTTCATACGGCTATCGAATAAGCCCAAAGTGGTCTGTTGGAGCAAAAGGATCTGTATTGTTTGGAAATACAGCCGTTAATGAGAATTATTTTGTTTCGAATTCATTATTAAATATTCAAAAAAATTCCAATTATGGAGGTGTTCGAATGACGGTAGGATCACAGTTTGAGGTTGATTCTACTCTTACTATTGCTACAACTATCAAAACACCAACTACTATCAATGCATCAAAAACAGGTACAATCACTTCTACTAGTTCAGCAGGATCTACAGTGGTAGCAACTGATCTTACTTTGGACTCTGATGATTACAAGATGCCATTAGAAATAGGGTTCGGAATTAGTAAAGTTTTCAAAGAGAATTTTAGTTTTACAGCGGATTATTCAAAGAGTTTTTGGTCAAATACCAATCAATCCGATTCTTACGGATTGTTTTTAAACCAAGATAAATTTGCAGCAGGACTTTCATTTGAGCGTGCTAAGCAAGGTCGCTCTTATTTTGATCGAATGAAATATTCTACAGGATTTAATTATGATACGGGTTATCTAGAGATAGAAGGTAAAAGAATTCGAAATGTAGCAGTATCAGTTGGAGTTTCGATTCCTTTGGATAATATGTTCTCAAGGTTGAATGTTTCTTATTCTTATGGTCAAAAAGGAAGCATAACCAGCGGCTTAATCAAAGAGAATTATCACAAAATATCACTTAATTTAAGTTTAGATGGACTTTGGTTTGTCAAAAGAAAATTCGATTAA
- a CDS encoding DUF4907 domain-containing protein: MTTTNINTNSFWNFFQKLFLGSKQLQIVALVLFTTLFIACNKQPNTTLASIKTPTGWGYTISHNDKIIIKQSIIPVIDKNVSFRSEKDALKVGQLVIEKLNNNLSPTITKNDLNLLSIQL; this comes from the coding sequence ATGACGACAACTAATATAAATACTAACAGCTTCTGGAATTTTTTCCAGAAGCTGTTTCTTGGTTCAAAGCAGTTGCAAATAGTAGCACTAGTATTATTTACAACTCTATTTATTGCTTGCAACAAGCAGCCAAATACTACCTTAGCAAGTATTAAAACACCAACAGGTTGGGGATATACTATTAGCCATAATGACAAAATAATTATCAAACAAAGCATCATTCCTGTTATTGATAAAAACGTTAGTTTTCGATCAGAAAAAGACGCATTAAAAGTTGGTCAACTGGTTATAGAAAAATTGAACAACAATTTATCGCCCACGATAACCAAAAATGACTTAAATTTATTGTCGATACAATTATAA
- a CDS encoding DUF6268 family outer membrane beta-barrel protein, producing the protein MTKNLFINFLFMITTTFISAQNSVIIDATIGTQSTGDFNKNEKNINITSSHALTTTTAINNAVEYTNTSFNIKTVWNNAIEQLNNLQKVSYTLGVKQSLSSQWSIQANINPVAAFKSNFKTSEIILLGGLGLEHSFSPKTQLTVGLQRNTYFGKKQILPTVTLHHQISNSINVDLGFPSTQFSYSNNPHTTFRLSTQIQGSYYTITPQLQDSNSNSTLQLSTISSLVEFERNIDSDWFLTFKGGYQNNSTFKLTESNTVTNHNNTEGLIAAFGIKYKL; encoded by the coding sequence ATGACAAAAAATTTATTTATCAACTTCCTATTTATGATTACCACCACTTTCATATCTGCTCAAAATAGTGTCATCATTGATGCTACTATTGGTACGCAGTCAACTGGTGATTTTAATAAAAATGAGAAAAACATTAATATCACGAGCAGTCATGCGCTAACCACCACTACTGCAATTAACAACGCTGTAGAATATACCAATACCTCGTTCAATATTAAGACGGTGTGGAACAATGCTATAGAACAATTGAATAACCTTCAAAAAGTATCCTATACACTTGGAGTTAAACAATCTTTATCAAGTCAATGGTCGATCCAGGCAAATATAAATCCTGTAGCTGCCTTTAAATCAAATTTTAAGACTTCAGAAATCATACTATTAGGCGGACTTGGTTTAGAGCATTCCTTTAGTCCAAAAACACAATTAACTGTCGGACTACAACGAAATACCTATTTTGGAAAAAAACAAATACTACCTACAGTTACATTACATCATCAAATAAGCAACAGCATCAATGTAGATCTAGGTTTTCCGTCAACGCAATTTTCTTATTCGAATAATCCTCATACGACTTTTAGACTTTCGACACAAATCCAAGGGAGTTATTATACCATCACCCCTCAATTACAAGATAGTAACTCAAATTCAACGTTACAACTTTCGACCATAAGTTCATTAGTTGAATTCGAAAGAAATATTGATTCAGATTGGTTTTTGACTTTTAAAGGAGGATATCAGAACAACAGTACATTTAAATTGACAGAAAGCAATACAGTTACCAATCATAACAACACCGAAGGCCTTATTGCTGCCTTTGGAATTAAATACAAACTCTAA
- a CDS encoding DUF4270 family protein: MYKRFLLLILGVIAISCDSDIDAGNFVVGSEFLQTNNNVILVDTFAVNVSTIQIDSLVTSSRLRIAVGSYTDPIFGKVEAKSYFQLTGDSYSINATSSDTDGSSYVFDSIRMVMKLDRYYYGDTLKVHSFDIHRLQQNVKATLEDGTFHNDSNLTYDAEILGTVSYKPKPNSQDSVSVALSSVFGRALFQKLRSNQIANSDEFVEYFKGFVITPTAGNSSSVMGFNLASELRLYYSKSPSESETSLVKTFNITDAAKQFNNFKLDKTGTVISDLPSSTLNLSSLKTGNKSYIQSGTGVACRVEIPNIKQLKRLYTNGVIVDAQLTIKPANGTYTDNYPLPDSLQVYVVDHLNRIKSSLTTSSGAAAYAILNTKKDEFNETIGYTVSVGSFLQSELLRVTDQQYSLLFVLPNLTKGVNRVVLADQASKENKLQLKLYYISY; the protein is encoded by the coding sequence ATGTACAAACGTTTTTTACTATTGATATTAGGGGTTATCGCTATTTCGTGTGATTCGGATATTGATGCAGGTAATTTTGTAGTTGGTTCTGAATTCCTTCAAACCAATAATAATGTTATTTTGGTAGATACCTTCGCAGTAAATGTGTCTACGATTCAAATTGATTCCTTGGTAACCTCTAGTCGCTTGCGCATTGCAGTTGGAAGCTATACCGACCCTATATTTGGAAAAGTAGAGGCGAAAAGTTATTTTCAACTTACAGGAGATAGTTATTCTATCAATGCTACTTCATCAGACACTGATGGGTCTAGTTATGTATTTGATTCCATTAGAATGGTGATGAAACTGGATAGGTATTATTACGGAGATACGCTGAAAGTACATTCATTTGATATTCATAGACTACAACAAAATGTAAAGGCCACTCTAGAAGATGGTACTTTTCATAACGATTCTAACCTGACGTACGATGCTGAAATTTTAGGAACAGTATCTTATAAACCGAAACCAAACAGTCAAGATTCTGTATCTGTAGCTTTGAGTTCCGTCTTTGGTAGAGCCCTTTTTCAAAAGTTAAGAAGTAACCAAATAGCGAATTCAGATGAATTTGTTGAATATTTTAAAGGATTTGTAATTACTCCAACGGCAGGAAATTCATCCTCAGTCATGGGCTTTAATTTGGCTAGTGAATTACGCCTTTATTATTCCAAATCACCATCGGAGAGTGAAACTTCTTTGGTTAAGACTTTTAATATAACTGATGCCGCAAAGCAGTTTAATAACTTTAAATTGGACAAAACGGGTACAGTTATAAGTGATCTGCCAAGCTCTACACTCAACTTATCAAGCTTAAAAACGGGTAATAAAAGTTATATACAATCGGGTACAGGAGTTGCTTGCAGAGTCGAGATACCTAATATTAAACAGTTGAAAAGATTGTATACCAACGGAGTAATTGTTGATGCACAGCTTACAATAAAGCCGGCAAACGGTACGTATACAGATAATTATCCCTTGCCTGATTCGCTACAAGTTTATGTAGTCGATCATTTAAATCGAATTAAAAGTTCCTTGACAACTTCTTCAGGTGCTGCAGCCTACGCCATTTTAAATACTAAAAAAGATGAGTTTAACGAAACAATTGGTTACACGGTTTCTGTTGGTTCGTTTCTTCAAAGTGAGTTGCTGAGAGTGACTGATCAGCAGTATTCGTTACTTTTTGTACTACCTAATCTAACCAAAGGTGTAAACAGGGTAGTGCTTGCCGATCAAGCTAGCAAAGAAAATAAATTACAACTAAAACTCTATTATATCTCTTACTAG
- the murI gene encoding glutamate racemase: MDNNKPIGIFDSGIGGTSIWSAIHALLPNEQTIYLADSKNAPYGQKSKQEIIDLCIKNTEFLLQRDCKLIVVACNTATTNAIKELRELYQVPFIGIEPAIKPAALNSKTQVIGILATQGTLSSELFTQTAEKFQSTKIIEQVGHGLVQLIEAGEMNSPEMYALLESYLQPMITADIDYLVLGCSHYPYLIPQIKKILPEHIHIIDSGAAVAKQTQKILETKIGFTTSKSSKPLFYTNTNPVVLKDIIGGHYNVLEKNF, encoded by the coding sequence ATGGACAACAACAAACCGATAGGTATATTTGATTCTGGAATAGGCGGTACTTCGATCTGGAGTGCTATCCATGCCCTGTTACCAAATGAACAAACAATTTACCTGGCTGATAGTAAAAATGCTCCTTATGGTCAAAAATCAAAACAAGAGATAATTGATCTTTGTATCAAAAATACCGAATTCTTATTACAAAGAGATTGCAAACTTATTGTTGTAGCCTGCAATACTGCTACTACAAATGCAATAAAAGAGCTTCGTGAATTGTATCAAGTACCCTTCATCGGAATTGAACCTGCCATCAAACCAGCAGCTTTAAACTCTAAGACGCAAGTTATAGGCATATTGGCCACACAAGGAACCTTGTCAAGCGAATTGTTTACACAAACAGCAGAAAAATTTCAATCCACAAAAATAATTGAACAAGTTGGCCATGGATTAGTCCAATTGATTGAAGCTGGTGAAATGAATTCACCTGAAATGTATGCACTTTTAGAATCTTATTTACAACCAATGATCACGGCAGACATTGATTATTTGGTTTTGGGCTGTAGCCACTACCCTTACCTCATACCACAGATAAAAAAGATACTTCCAGAGCACATTCATATCATAGACTCGGGAGCTGCGGTAGCCAAGCAAACACAGAAAATACTGGAAACAAAAATAGGGTTCACCACTTCAAAAAGTAGCAAACCCTTATTTTATACCAATACCAATCCCGTGGTATTAAAGGATATCATTGGAGGACATTATAATGTATTGGAAAAAAATTTTTAA
- a CDS encoding OmpH family outer membrane protein has translation MRKYFLVLAVTLASTYTTSAQTRGTKIGYIDMEYILQNVPNYTEANAQLEIKAQKWKQEIEVKKNDLNKATEALNAEKPLLTKSLIEERETEIKFLEKELLELQQLRFGPNGNLSTQKTDLIKPIQDQVFTAIQDVAEQQKYDFIFDKTSDFTMIFAAKRYDISDLVLRILNRSNKREQLTKKQLEAELAREKKEDAVDVNPNLVDRQNALEARKAEREKLLADRKLAAEQKKKDAEDRRAALIAERNGTAVPSSNATTSNTEDAKAAAQQKADEARQAQEDAKAKVLADRKQLMEDRKRELEEKRAQVLAEREAKKSGTVSASTKIEAAQAKTNKPAETVKAAESTQTLTTEEIRAKALEERKRIIEERKKEIELKREKALQVRDSIKNARELQLNNK, from the coding sequence ATGAGAAAATACTTTTTAGTTTTAGCAGTTACATTAGCGAGCACGTATACGACAAGCGCCCAAACTAGAGGTACTAAAATCGGGTACATTGATATGGAATACATTTTGCAAAATGTTCCTAATTATACAGAGGCTAATGCACAGTTGGAAATCAAAGCACAAAAGTGGAAACAAGAAATTGAGGTTAAAAAAAATGATCTCAATAAGGCAACAGAAGCATTAAATGCTGAGAAACCGCTATTGACTAAAAGTTTAATCGAAGAAAGAGAGACAGAAATTAAATTTCTTGAAAAAGAATTGCTAGAATTGCAACAGCTAAGATTTGGACCAAACGGAAATTTATCTACTCAAAAGACCGATTTAATTAAACCGATTCAGGATCAAGTTTTCACTGCGATACAAGATGTTGCTGAACAACAGAAATATGATTTCATATTTGACAAGACATCGGATTTTACAATGATTTTTGCTGCCAAAAGATATGACATTAGTGATTTGGTACTGCGAATCTTAAATCGTTCGAATAAAAGAGAGCAGCTAACAAAAAAACAACTTGAAGCAGAACTTGCCAGAGAAAAGAAAGAAGATGCAGTAGATGTTAATCCTAATCTTGTAGACAGACAAAACGCACTAGAAGCAAGAAAAGCAGAACGTGAAAAATTACTTGCAGATAGAAAATTGGCTGCTGAACAAAAGAAAAAAGATGCAGAAGATAGAAGAGCTGCTTTAATTGCTGAGCGAAATGGAACTGCTGTTCCTAGTTCAAATGCCACCACATCTAACACAGAAGATGCCAAAGCTGCAGCGCAACAAAAGGCAGATGAAGCTCGACAAGCGCAAGAAGATGCAAAAGCAAAAGTTCTTGCCGATAGAAAGCAATTGATGGAAGACCGCAAAAGAGAATTGGAAGAAAAAAGAGCGCAAGTTCTTGCTGAAAGAGAAGCTAAAAAAAGTGGCACGGTTTCTGCCTCTACTAAGATAGAAGCGGCACAAGCCAAAACAAATAAGCCAGCTGAAACAGTAAAAGCAGCCGAATCTACTCAGACGTTGACTACGGAAGAAATTAGAGCGAAAGCGCTTGAGGAAAGAAAAAGAATCATTGAAGAACGAAAAAAAGAGATTGAATTAAAACGCGAAAAAGCATTACAAGTTAGAGATTCAATTAAGAACGCTAGAGAATTACAATTAAACAATAAATAA
- a CDS encoding OmpH family outer membrane protein, giving the protein MKQIKTLLIAALFIFGASQTMNAQAKTAHVDVSEIMAKMPAMLDAQKQLEKLSGTYDTDYKKMVEEYQAKLKKYEAESATVTDAVNGDRSKEVQDMQKRIVDFRDNAQKELQQKESDIVKPLMEKVRASIQKVGKAKGFQYVLDGSTLLLADGPNITADVKKDLGF; this is encoded by the coding sequence ATGAAACAAATTAAAACTTTATTAATTGCTGCACTATTTATTTTCGGAGCAAGTCAAACTATGAACGCACAAGCAAAAACAGCTCACGTTGATGTAAGTGAAATCATGGCCAAAATGCCAGCAATGCTTGATGCTCAAAAGCAACTTGAAAAACTAAGTGGTACTTATGATACTGACTACAAAAAGATGGTTGAAGAATACCAAGCAAAACTAAAAAAATACGAAGCAGAATCGGCTACAGTAACTGATGCAGTTAACGGTGACCGTTCAAAAGAAGTGCAGGATATGCAAAAGAGAATTGTTGACTTTAGAGACAACGCTCAAAAAGAATTACAACAAAAAGAATCTGATATTGTAAAACCATTAATGGAAAAAGTGAGAGCTTCAATCCAAAAAGTTGGAAAAGCAAAAGGTTTTCAATATGTTCTTGACGGATCTACTTTATTACTTGCTGATGGTCCAAACATCACAGCTGACGTAAAAAAAGATTTAGGTTTCTAA
- a CDS encoding LytR/AlgR family response regulator transcription factor, giving the protein MRCVIIDDEPLAVELIKGFVSKIESLELIHTFNNAIDAISIINQTAVDLIFLDIEMPHFSGIDFLNAIDKKPLVIFTTAYENYAVEGFNLGAVDYLVKPIPFNRFLKSVARAQQLHNPIPATVLNSNAISAPELEQDFMFVKADYENIKLNYCDILYIEGLKDYVKIYTTDQKYTLTLISLIKLEQNLSSKGFARIHRSYIINIKHVKSVQKNKVLIDDKRIPISESYKTAFFEKINI; this is encoded by the coding sequence ATGAGATGTGTAATTATTGATGATGAACCCTTAGCGGTAGAATTGATAAAAGGATTTGTAAGCAAGATTGAATCTCTTGAACTTATTCATACCTTCAATAATGCGATTGATGCTATTTCGATTATCAATCAAACAGCTGTTGATTTGATTTTTTTGGATATCGAAATGCCTCATTTCTCAGGAATTGATTTCTTGAATGCCATTGACAAAAAACCGTTAGTGATTTTTACCACTGCTTATGAAAATTATGCTGTAGAAGGATTTAATTTAGGTGCCGTAGATTATTTAGTAAAACCTATTCCATTCAATCGCTTTTTAAAATCGGTTGCGAGAGCACAGCAACTTCACAATCCTATTCCGGCCACTGTTTTAAATTCAAATGCTATTTCGGCACCAGAATTAGAACAGGATTTCATGTTTGTAAAAGCCGATTATGAGAATATAAAATTGAATTATTGTGATATTTTATATATCGAAGGTTTAAAAGACTACGTGAAGATTTACACCACAGATCAAAAGTACACACTTACTTTGATTAGCCTTATAAAATTGGAGCAAAATCTTAGCAGTAAAGGGTTTGCTAGAATTCATAGATCGTACATCATCAACATTAAGCATGTTAAATCGGTACAAAAAAACAAAGTACTAATTGATGATAAACGTATACCAATTAGCGAAAGCTACAAAACTGCTTTTTTCGAAAAAATAAACATTTAA
- a CDS encoding Kelch repeat-containing protein — MNIFRKSFLLTTLLIGATFISCSSDDSTELVGNWIKKSSFDGPARSNATSFVIGDFAYVTTGYTGDEYLNDMWSYNSTGDYWEQKSSFTGVARSAASAFELNSKGYVGLGYDGTNRLKDFYQYDPALNQWTKKADFAGSARYSAVGFQVGGKAYFGTGYDGNYLKDFYQYDATADSWTLVSGFGGNKRRNAAVFVINDKAYLGTGVNSGAYQTDFWEFNPATDVWTKKRDLDDDEEDHDTYLITRSNAVGFAMNGLGYIGCGEYSKTIWEYNPTTDIWNEKTALEGSARTDAIGFSINQRGFILLGKSGTSYFDDAWEFKPQDEQSDDDN, encoded by the coding sequence ATGAATATTTTCAGAAAAAGTTTTCTACTTACAACCCTATTAATAGGTGCCACATTTATCAGCTGTAGTTCAGACGACTCAACAGAATTAGTTGGAAACTGGATTAAGAAATCATCCTTTGACGGACCTGCACGTTCAAATGCTACGAGTTTTGTAATCGGCGACTTTGCATATGTTACCACAGGATACACAGGAGACGAGTACCTTAATGACATGTGGTCATACAACTCAACAGGTGATTATTGGGAACAAAAATCAAGTTTTACAGGTGTAGCAAGAAGCGCTGCCTCAGCTTTTGAGCTTAACAGCAAAGGGTATGTAGGACTTGGATATGATGGAACCAATAGATTAAAAGATTTTTATCAATATGACCCTGCCCTAAATCAATGGACTAAAAAAGCTGATTTCGCTGGATCTGCTCGTTATTCTGCAGTTGGTTTTCAAGTAGGTGGTAAAGCTTATTTTGGAACAGGTTATGACGGAAATTATCTAAAAGATTTTTACCAATACGATGCAACCGCAGATTCATGGACACTTGTTAGTGGATTTGGTGGTAATAAAAGAAGAAATGCTGCTGTTTTTGTAATCAATGACAAAGCATATTTAGGAACAGGTGTAAACAGTGGAGCATATCAAACTGACTTTTGGGAATTTAATCCTGCGACTGACGTTTGGACTAAAAAAAGAGATTTGGATGACGATGAAGAGGATCACGATACTTACTTAATAACAAGATCAAATGCAGTTGGATTTGCAATGAATGGCTTAGGGTATATTGGTTGTGGAGAATATTCGAAAACTATTTGGGAATACAATCCTACCACCGATATTTGGAATGAAAAAACAGCTCTTGAAGGATCTGCTAGAACAGATGCTATCGGGTTTTCAATCAACCAAAGAGGTTTTATTTTACTAGGAAAATCAGGAACATCTTATTTTGATGATGCCTGGGAATTCAAACCACAAGACGAACAATCAGATGACGACAACTAA